The genomic stretch TCGCAAAAGTGACAACTAAAGGGCACCTAATAGACACCCCCATCTCTCAGTCTGCAACGGACACCCCCGTCTCTATCTGTCTGCAATTGCAGAAATCCCTCGGGTTTCAGAGCAAATGGAAAACGAAGTGCTTTTCCATCCCCTACCCATACCCATACCTCCCTTACCCATTCCCTTTACCCTCGCAGAAAAtcctcccatctctctctctcacccttgTCACATCTCTCTGCCTGCAAATCACAGAAAAGAAACCCAAAACAAATCCATGAAATCCCTCACCTAAATCCTCCCACATCTCTCTCGGACACCCCTATCTATCTTTGTgcaaaccctaaaccaaatcTCCTAAATCCTATTTCGGACACCCCATAAATAGCCAAGAAGCCAAAGATATTAAAGCAATCTCTACATCATTCTTTGGAACAATGAAGCAAACAGGTACTTACTTGTTCCTTGTCCAAAATCATTGGTGGCGCCGTACATTGTTATCAATTGTGGGTTTATCAAATCCTTCATGGCTTAGACTGCATGAAGAATTAGAAACAAAAAGATGAATATATGCTGTAAAATATCATATAAATGTAactgcatttaaaaaaaaaagaagggaatgaAAAAATCGAATTCTATTTCAACAGTATGTAACTGCATGAAAAGTTACATTGAACGCAGACTCAATCAATTTCCCCAAAGTCATTGTTAACCaaaaatcaataccaaacccATAATTACCACCACTGAATTtggcaaaacccaaaaacaaaatacaaaaatttactcatataatcacaaaaaaacatgaaatttgaGCACCCATTTGGCCAAGTTAAAGGATAAAGGCACTCACGTCATCGAAGTACTGTTTGAGAAGACCTTCTAATACTGGTTCTTCCTTTTTCGTGCTCTTCCTCAGAACtgccataaaaataaaaaactggaGAAGCATACAAATTCAGAAAAGGAAAGGTCCAAAACTGCCATAAAAAATCCAGAAAGCATACAAATTTATTAGAAAGAAAAGCTCAAATTACAAAAACCAACTGATGTGAGTGAGTAGTGAGAGGTTGTGTTAGGCACCTGAGACACGTTTTGGTTTCAATTGAGAGGGCCATAGCCTTGCATGTGAGGAAGATGACTTTAGGATTCCAGAGACAGGGAAAGGAGGAGTAAGACGACGGAGGCGAGAGGAGGATAGGACGGAGGCGAGACCGTCTGTGTCGTGGGTCAGCGAGACGGAGGAGGCAAGGAGGATTTGAGAAGCAGGTGGAAAAGGCCGGCTTTACAGTCGTTATTCCCATCCTGCAATCATCAACACGTGTGCATCAAGATCAGCGGCAAAGATAGTCAGTGGCGGACTCGTAAATAAAAATTGAGCCACTGAAATCAGCCCTGTGGCAAACTcgtaaataaagtgaaattgaGGCAAAATTGCACAGTGCCGTTCCCACTGCTAAAGTAATGTATCCGTAAAAATAAGAACTTTAATATAAAAGATAAGAACTTTAATACTATAAGGgagcgtttgtttgccctcactaactcggactggactggactgtgTTTGTttcatgctgggactaacattaatgagactaaaggggactagcatggacaaaacccttcactaagaggtcttagtgagaccccccaataaccatgggactaactaagactatcctctatttctcgtccttgtcatgctcaacgaccactcccgacagactcctcgtcatcgccggtcacctagatcaatcattaacttcccgactctctttcagatccatttcacaaccaactttcatataaaatataccaaattgaagctgggagtgacaagattacgattttacttgaatcgaggccaaaatgtggtcgaatgtggccggaaaatggcctggaagtctcggcctgtttgggcttcttcaaatccatgacaaattcgagcatgcaaCGCTAAGATCTCGttctagggatggtgatgaattttttggcggtgctaacttcatccaatttaatgagggttggccaaaaaacacatcgggaaacctgcaactcgtcgggaaaattggagccttGAGGTTTCGTTCgaacgcatagctagagagggagggaggacagagaaatagagactggaatcaataagcagtttgaccaggaatgagaaagagacatgaattgagaggtctgagaggaaaaaaagagggagaaggtgggacgatgagagaagaggaaaagagtgggacggaaatggtaggaaaagatggagaaaaagataagatcataataaaatattaataatttatatattaaataaaataat from Pyrus communis chromosome 7, drPyrComm1.1, whole genome shotgun sequence encodes the following:
- the LOC137740776 gene encoding uncharacterized protein, producing MGRPFPPASQILLASSVSLTHDTDGLASVLSSSRLRRLTPPFPVSGILKSSSSHARLWPSQLKPKRVSVLRKSTKKEEPVLEGLLKQYFDDDLINPQLITMYGATNDFGQGTRDTHPLTLWARVPVGSALLSPQTAVLSSIITMHMEDNPEPV